The Setaria viridis chromosome 9, Setaria_viridis_v4.0, whole genome shotgun sequence sequence CGTATCGGAGTATCCGTGTAACATAGCTTGTACTTCATCCAGTATCTTGTTCCATCTAGCTACAATGAAAAAGTTTAAGAAACCATGTCAGGATTACATTTCTTTGGGAGAGTTCATCTCTCCTCTCCTTGCCTCACCTTAAGATGAAGCTCACTGGAGGATGTATTCTTTTCAAGCATAATCGCATTCAAGGAAGTATTGatttacacacatgcatcagtCGACATCAAACTAAAAGCACTGAAGCCCAACTAGTCCTAACTACCATTCACCCAAGATACTGTTGGATATGCTCAAAATCCTAGTTTATCTTTGCGCACACCTATCTTTTCTGTTCAAAAATTAGCATAACATGGTCAACTATGGGTAGTGTTCACTCATTTCTATGTAATCTCCTCAAAACTAAAACCTGCATACGACCCAATGCAGTATGATCAGAAATCAATTGACAAAATGCATTGAAATTGTTGTTTTCTGTAACTCTAAAGGGTGCACTGAAACAATTTCTAAAATCAACACTTAGCCCAATGCATGTACTCTGTCTATATAACAATATACAGGGAAGATTTGCAAGTAGACTCCAAGATTTGCAAGTAGACTCCAAGGACGTAGCCGATTGAGTTCATTACTGGTTCATGCTCCTCTGAAACGTTATATTTAGAACCCCAGGTAAACGCCAAGATTCTGATACATTGCCACACTAGCTCAAGCATTCCGGGGAGATCAAGAAACAGTTTTGATTTAGATGCATCTACCTGATCACCTCAGTTTAGAaagtttgcaaattgcaaccaaCAAATCCAGACAATCAGACGCAGATTACCAAACTACTATGTCAGCATTAGCAGGCcgcaagcaagaacaagaagcaacGATTCCAGTTTCCAAAGGGAGGGGAAAGGGTGGGTTTCGGCTTTGCGGACTCACATAGGTGTTGAGCTGTCGGACGAAGCTGGAGAAGTTGCTGTGCTTGAAGAGACGCGGGAGCAGCGTGTCGGCGAAGACGTGCGGGTCCCAGACGACGAAGCTGTTGCCGGCGCGGCTCCAGGAGACGACGGCGTCGGTGGCCTGGTCCTCTACCAGGTCGAACGTCTTGGTCAGGAACGGCGGGGGCCCGACCTCGTGCAGCCCCTCCATCGGGCGCGGCGCGTCCCGGCCGCCCCCCGCCACGCCGTCCTGGAGCGGCTGCTGCTCCAGGAGCTCCTCCTTCACAatgcccgcggccgccgccgacgggtccatggccccagccgccgccaagaACTCACTCGGCCCGCGGCAGCCAAGGACTCCCCGATTGAGTTTCCTTTGGTCGAAAAGGAACCCCCGATTGCGGCAAAGAACTCGATTCGCGCGATCGGGGGGTCGAATCGCTCGGACAAGTGGCGAATCGCGGAGGGAATCTCTTGGGATACTTGCTGCTGTGGTGTTGTTGCTGGGTTTTGGGGGGAGTGGAAGCGAAAGGGGAGAGGGGGGAGATATTTCTGcgctgtgaaaaaaaaaagaggtcgGTGAACCCGGTTGCGGGAGAAGAGCGGAGGGCGGGCGGTGGCCGTACCCTAAATACCCCGCCGTACGGGCGCGTCGAGACACGTCGCGAGGCTTGTGGAAGGTTCTAGACCACGCGTCCGGCGACCGCCCGGCCGCGGAGGCTCGGAAGCTTCTGGAGACGATGCGGGCGGGGGTTTGGAGGAGGCCCAATTGCAAGCCCGCAGCTCACGATCTGGCCCAGTTGTCAGCAAAGTTTATTCTTTTCTAAGAGCACATTCGGATGGGCCAAGTCAGCAAGATTCCTCCAAGGCCCGGCAGATATTTCTTCTCGTGTGAGTTTTATATTGCAGTCTTGCAGGAGTGGACAGTAAGTGGACACGTGTCGCGCCTGCGTTGGGACATTTGCAACTACACAAGAAAATTTGCTGAATTTGGTTCCCACGCCGTCACGCCTCCGTGCTTGCTTGCCAGTTGTAGTAATAAGCAATGCTTTGGCGTGCATTAGtcaatttttgtaattttttagaGTCAATTCCTTTTTTTCACCGTTGAATATTGAATGGTACCAACAACACCTTTTTCCGACAACCAAAGTCCAAACGGTCCATAgcaccaccgccccctccctcctatcttttttttccacgcAAAACCACTTAAACCAGTAATGCAAAGCACTGTACATTATATTAAATAAATTTACTTTTACCCGTTCCAAATTTCATTTTGATCTTTCTAtgtacataatttttactacaATATACataagtaaaagttatgaacctaaaaataccaaatcgacctacaatttgggacggaggaagtagtgATATTGGATTTGTATTTGGATGACTCCCATATTGAAATCAATTTTATGGTCATGAACAAAAACATATTGGTTGCCGAAGTGTTGCCTTAAAACCTATACTAGTCAAACTGTGCATTACAGTTCAAAATGGGAAAAGTAGTTACAAAATTGTCATTAAATTAAAACAAGGACCGCGTACATGCACCAAGAGCAAGGTCCTCGACAAAAGCCAACCAAATATCATAAGCGAACCCAACATCATGCAACCCAACGTGTCAGTGAACCCACCTATACGGTGGGAATGAATGCATAACATTTTTCTTAGACTTTCTTCATCGATACCAAAAGAAATGGTGAGTTGATACCAAGGTTAATTTCCCTAGTTAGTCCTCAAGGATTTCATTGACCAAATTATTATGTGCTTGAACAAATGTACAATTTTAAGGGAGGGTTTACATTACGCAATATTTGAAGAAAATTTTTCCAAAATTTCATGTGGTACTGTTAGGATTTGGCTAGAACATTGAAACTCAAGCCCTACTGATTTTAACCGTACGTGATCGGGCTCAAGGTTTTCCAAGTTTTCCCTTTTTAGGTGGCGGGCCAAATATTGAAGCTCAAGCCCTGCTAGCTAGGTGTTAGCAACGGGTTCCAAACTTATATGCCGGCACCCGCCAATGTTTTGGTCAGGTTTAGGTCAATCAGGTCAAGCTAATAGTTCGACTTTCTGTAATCGAATCCGAGATATGGGGCAGTTTTGACACAGTTCAATTGGatcaaaagttttttctttctttttttgggcCAATTGGATCAGAAGCCGGTGGGGTCAGCACGTCCCGCCAATTTGGCGCGTCTATGCGTCGCTGAAGGCGACAGGGGCATCAGCGAGCGCGCGGCCCACGACCACTACTGGTCCATCCCTACACCTCTGCTAGCTCCGTCTCCAGCAGAATTCGTTGTCGCTGTTTCCTTCGCTTCATCTCCCTTGCTCGCCCTCGCGCCGCCTTCCAACACCATCTCCGGTAGCTCCCGCCGTCAGATTCGACGGCCGCTTCCCTCCCGTGTGCGCTAACCCAGCGGCCACTCACCGGAGAGAGCTCACGTCCCGCCCCCGCTCGCGCCCAGTCCCTGGCCCACCACCTGTCAAGCATCGCCCCACCCCACAACCTACCTCCGCCACCATGCTTCCATGCACCCCCTACTTCTTTTCTAAGGTCACAAGCTATTGGAGCTCCCTGACAACCCTGCGCCGAAAGACCCTAACTTAGCAGCGCCAGTGGTGAgcagagaaagaggaagaaggtgatGTTGACAGGTCACGTATGCAACGTATAGTCGCCCGCCTGCCAAGTGCACTAGATAAATGGAACAGCTCTATTGAGGAAGCAAGATGCCTGGAAATCTTGAGAATCCAAACCCACCGTTTTCCTCGGCAAAAATTAACGACGCCTTTGAACAGGTTACCGACGTTGGTAGGCGTACACCATAAACCAACTCTCAATTATACAGGTTCAGAAAATTCACAACCGCTAGAATTTCAGAAGTTAATAGGGACCAAGAAAAATTTCCACAATCCAAACACAACACATTTCCCAGGGGAAGCTTTTGATCATCTTTCAACATGGCGCACCTTCATCTATTGAAGCACCCGTTTCTATTTATTCAAGATATATGGACAGTAATATAATGTAGGGGTACAGGCCAGCTGAACCGATACACACAGTTGAGAGAAATCATGTTTCACATGTTCACTTCAAACTGACCAGAACGCACTACATAAGTAGGGACACACATCTTATTCAAGGTGTACATAGAACACACTGGAACAGCCTAACAGGTAGGTTCAGAATGGCCTCAGCGAGCTTCAACAGCTTGATTCACACCTTCTGCCTTGACAAGCTTGTCCAGATACTCCTGCCTGCAAGGATGCCATGATTCCATAAGGAACAGGTTGAACAGAAAGAACCGGGATAGAGCCATGATGATAATGTAACTCGGGATTTACCTCGCTGGCAGATGATCATGGGGACGGTTGTACGGTGTCCAAACAGGCTCACCAACAAAGAGCCGCATTGCCTGCAAAAACATGCTTGTGATCATCATAGTGGCATCTtctattaatacaatgatacgcagctctcctgcgtgttcgagaaaaaaaatcatcatagtGGCATGGCTCCAGTAACAGGATTATGAAGCTAATCATCTGACGCACCAAATGAAGTGTAAAtcctttttttaagaaaatgaaGTGTAAATCATACAAAACTTAGAGAAAAGATAATGGAAGGTTTGTAGCCTCAGCTAAATAATGAACACCTGTATGGTATTAACAACAGCGCAAATTTGCAGAAACTACTTGGTGATGGTAACTTCTCAGGACCATATATAAATTTATGTTAATAGGAACCAAAGTTTAAAGATGTGCATGTGTCTTCTTTGCACAAGATGCAGGTATGATTGTATGTTTGCACAAAAAATTGGAAAGCCATACATCATAACATGTTCTACATCAATGGTTTTCTTTTCGACACTAATTTTTAGTTCACAAAACAAAATGGGCCCATGCAAATTGAAGTCCACAAATCTGTGTCAATTTCAAAGAATTTCAGAGCAGCCTCTGGTCAATGACGACAAATGGCATGTGCAAAATTCATTTACTCACTGTTATATCTGATGAATGTGATCCTAGCCCAGTAAGCTCAATACTTTGTGTCACATGCAGCAAGGTTTACAGGAGCCAGACAAGAGGCTAGGCCTGTGTCAGCCATTTCTATGGCTGCTAGGACCAAAACCTTATCTATTAGTCGCATAAAACATTCAAACCCCCACCACTTATTCGGAGATTCATTTGTTGGGCCTCATCATTATTCAAAGAGAGAATTATCTCTAGATAGATCAAGCAAGTTATCTCAAACTCCTCTCTTCTCCTTCACTTCCCCACACACCACCTTCTCTCCCTGTGCATCACACTTATTCTACAGCAATACCACCACTTCCATCATGGCTCCTGGCCATCTTGCATTCCAGGGCCGAGCCCACACACcaatcacaagttcacaactaAAGCTATTAAGTCAATAAAAACAGGGCAGCACAAGTGTCACAAGTACCTTGATGTAGTTGTCTGTGTCCAATGTGAAGCGGTGATACATCCCTGCAGGAAGAACAATCATGCCTCCTTTCTTCACTGCTACGCGAATCCACTTATCATTTTCATCCCTCACATCAAAGTATCCTAGAAACATAAGAACAAAACATGTAACTATATAGAAAAAGATGTCCTTTTCATTTTTGCACACATACCAAAGATATCATGTTTCTTAAAATGTTGACATAGTGATACAAACAAACGTAACAAGACATACCACTCCCTTCAAGGCAATAGCGTATCTCTTCATCAGTATGCAGGTGCTCTTCAAAGAAATTCTTTATCTTAGCCTCATAATTTGGCAGCTTCTCTGGGCATACATCACAAATGTCCTGCAAGTAGCAAAGCAACAAATGCCTTTCTTATATTTCACTTTACTAAACCCTAATAGTACTAGGCTAAAACATAAGACAATGAATCATCATTGCAAGCCTAAGGGCACAGACAGACCATGTAAGAGTAGCCTCTTGCTTCACGGATTTTCTTGAGGTTCTCATCTTTCTCCCAGTTATCAGGGTTTAGGCGCCAGCTGATGATTCCTAGTTCTAGATATAAAAGATGCAAATGTTTTAGCTTTCAAAAAAGGAAATTAAATGTTTTTCACTTATATACTAGAGTTCAAGCGCAAGCTGCAAATGTGCAAACCTGAAAGCTTCTCCAGGGGAATGAATTCTTTGGGTTCACGGTGATGAGGAAGCCTCTGGTCCTCTTGACTGTCATCCATGTACCATGCTTCAATAACCTCCTGCTTGCCATCCtattgaaataaaataaaaggattaAGCCTACCATAAGAGAAACTATTAGAGACAAGTGCGAGTACAGATAATCAATAAAGGGaataagggggcgtttggataccacggactaaactttagccctgtcacatcggatgttcggatactaattaggaggactaaacataagctaattacaaaactaattgcaaaacccctaggctaaatcgcgagaca is a genomic window containing:
- the LOC117835421 gene encoding acireductone dioxygenase 1, which codes for METEFQDGKQEVIEAWYMDDSQEDQRLPHHREPKEFIPLEKLSELGIISWRLNPDNWEKDENLKKIREARGYSYMDICDVCPEKLPNYEAKIKNFFEEHLHTDEEIRYCLEGSGYFDVRDENDKWIRVAVKKGGMIVLPAGMYHRFTLDTDNYIKAMRLFVGEPVWTPYNRPHDHLPARQEYLDKLVKAEGVNQAVEAR